CGGCCGGGACCGGTCGGCTCTGGCCGGTCAGCCGCGGATGAGGGCCAGTGCCTCGTCGCGCACCTTGGCCATCGTCGCCTCGTCCCGCGCCTCGGCGTTCAGCCGCAGCAGCGGTTCGGTGTTGGAGGGGCGGACGTTGAACCACCAGTCGGCGGCGGAGACGGTGAGGCCGTCGAGTTCGTCGAGGGTGATGCCGTCGGCGCCCTGGTAGGCGGCCTTGATCGCGGCGAGGCGGCCGGTCTGGTCGTCGACGGTGGAGTTGATCTCGCCGGAGCCGACGTAGCGGTCGTACTCGGCGACGAGGGCCGAGAGCGGGCCGTCCTGGCCGCCGAGGGCCGCGAGGACGTGCAGGGCGGCGAGCATGCCCGTGTCGGCGTTCCAGAAGTCCTTGAAGTAGTAGTGCGCGGAGTGCTCGCCACCGAAGATCGCGCCCGCGCGCGCCATCTCGGCCTTGATGAAGGAGTGCCCGACGCGGGTGCGCACCGGGGTGCCGCCGTGCTCCTCGACCACCTCGGGGACCGACCAGGACGTGATCAGGTTGTGGATGATCACGCCGTGTCCGCCGTTGCGGGCGAGTTCGCGCGCGGCCACCAGGGCGGTGACCGCCGACGGGGAGACCGGGTCGCCGTGTTCGTCGACGACGAAGCAGCGGTCGGCGTCGCCGTCGAAGGCGATCCCGAGGTCGGCGCCCTCCTCGCGGACGCGCCGCTGGAGGTCGACGATGTTGGCCGGGTCGAGGGGGTTGGCCTCGTGGTGGGGGAAGGTGCCGTCCAGCTCGAAGTACATCGGGACCACGGTCAGCGGGAGGCCGGCGAAGACCGTGGGGACCGTGTGACCGCCCATGCCGTTGCCCGCGTCGACCACGACCTTCAGGGGGCGTACCGAGGTCAGGTCCACGAGCGAGCGGAGGTGGGCCGCGTACTCCTCCAACGTGTCCCGCGAACCGATGGTTCCCGGGGTCGCGACGGGTTCGGGGGCGCCCGTGTCGCTCCAGCGCTCGGCGAGTTCGCGGATCTCGGTGAGGCCAGTGTCCTGGCCGACGGGTGCCGCGCCCGCCCGGCACATCTTGATGCCGTTGTACTGGGCCGGGTTGTGCGAGGCGGTGAACATCGCGCCGGGCAGGTCGAGCGCGCCGGAGGCGTAGTAGAGCTGGTCGGTGGAGCAGAGGCCGATCTCGGTCACGTCCGCCCCGCGCGCGGCGGCCCCGCGCGCGAAGGCCCGCGACAGGCCGGGCGACGAGGGCCGCATGTCGTGCCCGGTCACGATCGCGTCGGCGCCGGTCACCTGGACGAAGGCGGCCCCGAACAGCTCGGCGAGGGACTCGTCCCACTGGTCGGGGACGACTCCGCGCACGTCGTACGCCTTCACGATCCGCGTGAGATCAGCAGCCACGGCCAGCCCTTCCGAAGTCCTGTGGGTCGCCTCAAACTACCCGGAGCGGATGGCCGTGCGCTGTGCGGACGCCCTGGGGGCGGGCGGGGCGGGCGCGCGGCGGCTCAGGGCAGCGTCCAGCCGAGGACCGGGGTGCTCTGGCCGACCACGATCAGGCACATCACCAGCAGCAGTCCCACGCTCCACGGCAGCACCTTGCGCAGCACGTCCCCCTCGCGTCCGGCGAGACCCACGGCCGCGCAGGCGATGGTCAGGTTCTGCGGGGAGATCATCTTGCCGAGGACACCGCCCGAACTGTTGGCGGCGGCGAGGAGTTCGGGCGACAGGCCCGACTCGCGGGCGGCGGTCACCTGGAGGGCGCCGAACAGCGCGTTGGCGGACGTGTCGGAGCCGGAGACGGCCACGCCGAACCAGCCGAGCACCGGTGACAGGAAGGCGAGTCCGGCGCCCGCCGCCGCCACGCAGTAGCCGATCGTCGCGGCCTGTCCCGAGAGGTTCATGACGTACGCGAGGGCGAGCACGGAGGTCACGGTGAGGATCGCGAACCTCAACTCGCGCACGGTGGCGAGCCATTCCGCGGCCGCCACGCGCGCGTGCACGCCGAGCACGACGGCGGCGGCCACCCCGGCGATCAGTACGAGCGTGCCGCCGGTGGAGACGACCGGCCAGCTGAAGACGTTGCCGCCGACCCGCGCGCCGTGCGCGTCCACGACGTCGAGGAAGGGCCAGTCGAAGGTCCGGGTCGCCCGCGCCAGCCAGTCCTTGACGGCGGGGATCTGGGCGACCGAGAAGACCACCACGATCAGCGCGTACGGGGTGTAGGCGCGCAGCACCTCGGGGCGCGGGTCCCGCTGGTCGAAGTCCTCGCCGCGCGCGCCGGTGAGCACGGAGGCGCGGACCGTCTCCGCGGCGGGCACGCGCGCGTGCGGTACGGCGACCAGGGCGCCCGCGCCGATCAAGGAGGCGGCGATGTCGGCGAGTTGCGCGGAGACGTAGTTGGAGGCGGCGAACTGGGCGGCGGCGAAGGCGACTCCGCACACCAGGGCGGGCACCCAGGTCTCGCGCAGTCCGCGCCTGCCGTCCACCAGGCCGACCAGCACGAGCGGCACCACCAGGGCGAGCAGCGGGGTCTGACGGCCCACCACGGAGGCGACGGTGTCCAGTGGCAGCCCGGTCACCTGGGCGAGGGTGACGACCGGGGTGCCCATGGCGCCGAAGGCGACCGGCGCGGTGTTGGCGACCAGACAGACCACGGCCGCGCGCACCGGGTCGAAGCCGAGGGCGACGAGCATGACCGAGCAGATCGCGACGGGGGCGCCGAATCCGGCGAGGGCCTCCAGGAGGGCGCCGAAGCAGAAGGCGACGACGAGCGCCTGGACGCGCGGGTCGTCGGAGAGGCGTCCGAAGGAGCGGCGCAGGACGTCGAAGTGGCGGGTGCGGACGGTCATCCGGTACACCCACAGGGCGTTGACGACGATCCAGAGGATGGGGAAGAGGCCGAAGGCGGCGCCCTGGGCGGCGCTGGAGAGGGTCTGGTCCAGGGGCATGCGGTAGGCGAGGCAGGCGACCAGAACGGCCGTCAGGAGGCCGCTGAGGCCCGCGAGATGGGCTTTCATCCGGACGCCGCCGAGCAGGACCAGGACGATCACCAGGGGCAGCGCGGCGACGAGGGCGGAGAGGCCGAGCGAGTCGGCGACGGGTCGCAACTGCTGGACGTACACGGGCGCCTCCCCGGTCCGGTTCCATGATGCGGAAAGGTGATTTCTTGATTCCGCTCAGGAAATGGTCGTGTCCGCGACAAGAACGAGTCAATGGGCGCGCACGGACGACCGGGCCGGGACAGGATCCGCGAGGGTGTCTGCGCCGGCGGGGGCGCGAGGAAGGGAAGAGGGCGACGGGAGGAGCGCGAGGAAACCGTTCAGCGGCTGCCGGTGAAGGCGGTCGTCAGTTGTCCGGGGAGCGCAGCACGCGCAGATGGCCCCGGCGCGCGACCTCCATCGGGTCCGCCCCGCGGGCGCCCCCGGCCTGCGCCCTGCGCTCCTGCGGGCGGGCCGCCTCGCGGACCGCGTTGGCCAGCGCCTCCAGGTCGTCACCGCTCGGGCGGGCCGGGGCCGAGCTGTCGAGGAGCCGGACGACCTCCCAGCCGCGGGGCGCGGTGAGACGCTCGGAGTGCTCGGCGCACAGGTCGTAGCAGTGGGGTTCCGCGTAGGTGGCGAGCGGGCCGAGGACCGCGGTCGAGTCGGCGTAGACGTACGTCAGCGTCGCTACGGCGGGACGGCCGCAAGCGGTGCGAGAACAGCGACGTACAGGGCTCACGACGTTGGACGGTACCGCACTCTTGAACGGGCCGCGACGACTCTCCACCAGGTCACTCCACCGTGTCGTGTTGTGAAACGCCCCACACGTCCCTTTCGGCACACCCACCTGACCTGCGCGGACGCGCACTGACAGGGTGTCATGCAACCCGCACCCGATCAACACTCGGTACAAACGCACCAATTGTCTCGCACGCAACGGTCCTGCGGCATACCAGAACGAGCCCAACCTTGGCTGGAATGATCGCCTCGCGCCAGGCGGTCCGGGCGTGCCCCGGCGCGGCCCCGGCGCGGCCCCGATGCAGCGTGGGGGCGGGCGTGCGGCCCCGCCGAGGACTACGCTTCAGCGGTGATGGACAGCCCCGTACCGCCCCGAGCCACAGGTCCAGGACCCCGCCGTCGTGACCGCCACGGCCGGGGGATGCGCGGACCGATCGCGCCGCCCCAGGTGCCGCTCGCGGCGAGCCGCGCCGACGCGTTCGCGGACCTGGTGCGGGACTCCGTGGAGCGGCTGGAGCGGCGGTGGCCGCAGCTCGCCGAGATCGACTTCCTGGTCCTCGAGGTGCCGCGCCTCGACGGCCCCGGCACCACCTGGAACGACGAGGCCGTGCCGCTGGGCGGCACGATCGCGGCCCGCGACGGGCAGCCCGCGCGCGTGGTCGTCTACCGGCGGCCGGTGGAGATCCGCGTGAAGGGCCGCGACGAGCGGGCCGCGCTGGTGCACGAGGTTGTCGTCGAGCAGGTCGCCGAACTGCTGGGCCTGACCCCGGAGACGGTCGACCCGCGCTACGGGGAGGAGTGACCTTCCCGGTCACCCTTCCCCGCGGCCCGTCCCCCGCAGGTCACTTCTGGAGCACCGACAGGTCCTGCCGCGCCCGCGGCACCGACACCGTGCCCCGGTCGTCGGAGAGCGTCTGGACCGTGAAGCCCGGGACGCCGCCCTCCGTGGCCGCGAGGGTGCGGGAGGCGTAGACCGGGCCGCCGGAGAGCGGTTCGACGGTCAGCGCGTAGCCGCCCTTCCCGCCGCTCGGGGTGGGCGCGGCCACGTCCTGGGTGGTACCGCCCTTGATCGTGAACGTCTTGGACGCCGCGGTGCCGCCCTCGCTGCCCGCCGACGCCGTCACCTTCACCTGGGCACCCGCGCGCGGGGCGGTGATCGACAGGGTGGAGCCCTTGGCGTTGTTGTCGGCGGACGTCGCGCGGGCGCCGACCGCGCCGGCCGCCGGGATGAACGCCGTCTCCTGGGCCGCGCCCTTGCCGCGCACGACCCGCAGCGCCGCGACCACCGGCACGGACCGGCCGGTCTGCGTCAGCACCAGGGAGCCGGCCTCGCCCCGGGTGATGTCCCCGAGGTCGGCGGCGGCCGTCATGCCCGCCTTGACGTGGAGTTCGCCGTTGCCCGCGGGGGTGATCAGGCCGGTCGGGGAGGCGAGCTTCACGGTGAGGTCGGCGTCCGCGTCGCCCGGCGCGAAGGCGATCAGCCGGACCGCGGTGGCGTCCTTGGGGATGCCGGGCAGCACCAGGCTGCCC
The sequence above is a segment of the Streptomyces griseoviridis genome. Coding sequences within it:
- a CDS encoding phosphomannomutase/phosphoglucomutase, translating into MAADLTRIVKAYDVRGVVPDQWDESLAELFGAAFVQVTGADAIVTGHDMRPSSPGLSRAFARGAAARGADVTEIGLCSTDQLYYASGALDLPGAMFTASHNPAQYNGIKMCRAGAAPVGQDTGLTEIRELAERWSDTGAPEPVATPGTIGSRDTLEEYAAHLRSLVDLTSVRPLKVVVDAGNGMGGHTVPTVFAGLPLTVVPMYFELDGTFPHHEANPLDPANIVDLQRRVREEGADLGIAFDGDADRCFVVDEHGDPVSPSAVTALVAARELARNGGHGVIIHNLITSWSVPEVVEEHGGTPVRTRVGHSFIKAEMARAGAIFGGEHSAHYYFKDFWNADTGMLAALHVLAALGGQDGPLSALVAEYDRYVGSGEINSTVDDQTGRLAAIKAAYQGADGITLDELDGLTVSAADWWFNVRPSNTEPLLRLNAEARDEATMAKVRDEALALIRG
- a CDS encoding L-lactate permease; the protein is MYVQQLRPVADSLGLSALVAALPLVIVLVLLGGVRMKAHLAGLSGLLTAVLVACLAYRMPLDQTLSSAAQGAAFGLFPILWIVVNALWVYRMTVRTRHFDVLRRSFGRLSDDPRVQALVVAFCFGALLEALAGFGAPVAICSVMLVALGFDPVRAAVVCLVANTAPVAFGAMGTPVVTLAQVTGLPLDTVASVVGRQTPLLALVVPLVLVGLVDGRRGLRETWVPALVCGVAFAAAQFAASNYVSAQLADIAASLIGAGALVAVPHARVPAAETVRASVLTGARGEDFDQRDPRPEVLRAYTPYALIVVVFSVAQIPAVKDWLARATRTFDWPFLDVVDAHGARVGGNVFSWPVVSTGGTLVLIAGVAAAVVLGVHARVAAAEWLATVRELRFAILTVTSVLALAYVMNLSGQAATIGYCVAAAGAGLAFLSPVLGWFGVAVSGSDTSANALFGALQVTAARESGLSPELLAAANSSGGVLGKMISPQNLTIACAAVGLAGREGDVLRKVLPWSVGLLLVMCLIVVGQSTPVLGWTLP
- a CDS encoding DUF3499 domain-containing protein, with translation MESRRGPFKSAVPSNVVSPVRRCSRTACGRPAVATLTYVYADSTAVLGPLATYAEPHCYDLCAEHSERLTAPRGWEVVRLLDSSAPARPSGDDLEALANAVREAARPQERRAQAGGARGADPMEVARRGHLRVLRSPDN
- a CDS encoding metallopeptidase family protein, with translation MDSPVPPRATGPGPRRRDRHGRGMRGPIAPPQVPLAASRADAFADLVRDSVERLERRWPQLAEIDFLVLEVPRLDGPGTTWNDEAVPLGGTIAARDGQPARVVVYRRPVEIRVKGRDERAALVHEVVVEQVAELLGLTPETVDPRYGEE